GCAGCGAGATGGCATGCATTGAGGTAAACATTTGTTTGGAAAGGAAGGCTGCAAAGTGTGAAATGGTCCATGCGTCCACCATCTGTTAGTACTTGCAAAGATGTTCTTCTAGCTTAGGTGTAAAAGTGCTCAGTCTCAGTGCTGATACTGATTATATCTTTTCTCCACTCCTAAAGATTAATGTCAAGATACCATTCTGATACCATAATGACATTTATAGTATATGGTATTTCCAGCATCTTACAGGCTGGAAGAtcacatgcatattaggttttTTAATCACACAGCTGATTATCATGAATAAATTAGTGAGGTAAGACCTTCATTAGGGGAATACTTGCTAAATGGACATTTGCTCTTAAGGTTTGCTTTATCGTTACAGAAGGACAGTCCTCAGTTACCAATGGGCTTTTCTCTCATTGGAAACCAGCTGCAGGAAATGTGAGTGATTTGCATAAAGAGCCAAAGATGAATCCAGATCAACCCATTGGACTTGTCCTGCGTCATCTCCAGCTTGCAGTGGCAGCTCACTCACACTGTTGCCTGCAATAACAGAGATACCATAggggtttaaaaagaaaaaagagcatgCATTCTCATTTTGCTTTAAGATATATCCAGAAAGAAAACTCCAGCAAGTTAATGAGAATGGTCTGTAAATTTGGATTAACTAATGCTGCAGCTTTTGAAACACGAACATCATACAGGGAATGTACTATGCAAAAATGTGAATGTGACAATTTAATGTAAAAATTGTTAAAAAGATACCTGACTCATCATGAAAGTTGACAGCAACGGTCTCCATCCAAGCATTGTCAGTGTTTCGCGGATCATCAACATAGCCTTTATAAACCTTCAGGAGAAAGACGGAGAAAGTCATTTAATCTACATTAAactaagaaaaaagacaaaaaaaacacaactgatCTGATCACTTGCATGTTGCAGTAAAGACAATCCAtggataagaaacaaatctgaTATGACTGCATCCTGAATGTACGGTAGGCTCTGTCACCATGTGTTCCTTGTAAAAATACATActgactgaaacacaaacaagGGAGCTGCTATATGAACTACTGTACTGACCTGAAATCCTGGTGAGCTGAAGAGTTTGGTGATGCGCTGGTGGATTTGTGCTCTCTCTGATTCCGGGACTGAAAGTGAGTTCAGTGCTTCCTCGGAGAACTCCCGCTGCAGAGTGAGAGAAACCTGCTCCCCTGGATCTACCATCCCCTGCAAAACCAACATGTACACACATCTAAGTAATTTACAGGTTGATGACATACCAGTGAACTGAGTTGTAAATTGTGATAACTAGTTGACAAGTACAAGAAAAAGACCTCTGTCCTCATAAcaaaatattaatttattttgttgatCATTTTAACAGTCATGGttgaggggagaaaaaaaaaaaactcgttGGTTGGTAAAATGAAGTATATATGAAGAAGCAATTTCAATGTTTCTTATAAATCATAATGTGGAAATGTCTAGACTGTTTCCAACAAGAGGTTTTCACGATATTCAAATGAAAGCGTTGTACACTTCccaattctgattctgatggttTGAACTACGGCAGATGTCTTAACCATTTCTAAATGCCcaaatgcattgagttgctgccatgtgattggttaATTAGACATTTGCATTAACGAGCAGTTGGAtaagtgtacctaataaagtgcaTGTGGGATGAATAAAGGCTTATCTTGTAGAATGATAAAATGTGTTCACTGCTGCAGCACTTGTGCTCAGCTTAGACAGACATCTAAGCTACTCTGGAGAAAGAACAGGCTTTCTGCATTATATCCAATACCAGTAACACAAGTAGAATGCACAGCTTTGCAGCTCGGTAGGTTAAGATGCTGGATGACAACTGTACAACGGGGTTGGAATTGGCCTTATTATCCTCTCCAGATAGATGGCTACAATAATTGCTTCTCTAAAATAATTGCTGATATTTTACCTGGCATTTCCCTGACAGTGTTCTGGTCTAAACGCTCAGATATATATAATAGCTCTAAGTTTAGGTCCAACATCTGCCATGGAGTAACTGGAAAATCATACTTTGGCCCCTTTTACACCACCTGTCACACGTTTAGGCAGAGACGGCACAAACAGCAGTAAGAGTATACAGTGAAGGGACTGCAGTGCtcagtttggtttggttttgcgTTAATATGAAATTAGTCGCTAAAAGATATAATGTGTTGGCGACCAGATTTAACAGAACTGATACATTAGATTATTTTTCTTGTGTCTTGATACTAAAAACCCTAGAAAGGAAAGAagctgtacttttcttttttataagaaCTTAATTGTTTTAAAACTTATttccaggagaaaaataaatgtcCTGTAGACATTAAAATATTGTGGAAGGCATAATAAAAGGTTGGTAAAACAAGATTGCAGAGACAAGAGAGTATAATGACTGAACCAACCCCAGGAATGGCCCACTCTCCACAATCTTTCCTCTTGATGGACACAAATTGCAGAATTGGCAGTTTTGAGACTGAGTGATGTATCTTTGCTCCTTTGACATCTAGTTTCCATCTGCCAGACAGGGAAATATGTAAGCTTGTCACAGGTTtagaaaaagaaatgcaaaagTCAGAAACTACCTCCTTTACTTGGGAATATAATgaaacatttaaactttattaattTAAGTTTAAAGACCTAGATTTCCTACTTTTAGTTGTTATTTTATAAATCAAATAACTTCCATTTGTGAAGAGTTGAATGATAAGTTTATgagataaaaaaatgaaaaaaaaaataccttgtgACAATTGGATCTGCTGCATGATTGGGACCCCACCGGCCTAACAAACCTCTACCAGCCAGCCCTGTGCGCCCCAGAGGAtttctaaataataaaaagcacgtTTCAATAGTCATATGTACTCAACTGTAcaatccccccccccaaaaaattacatttaaaaaggtcaaaatgaggTTAAAATGTTCTGAGACAGGGATGTGCAACTTCTGTCCTCAACagctactgtcctgcatgtttaagtTGATTCCCTGCTtttacacacctgattcaaattgaTGGTCGTTACAAACTTGTCATCAAGATCTCTTTTAATGACACAACCACTTGTATCAGGGGGTGATTAAACaggaaaaaacatcaaacatGCAAGACAGAGGCCAGTGAGGACAAGAGTAGCTCATCCCAGTTCTGAGACAAAAGCAAAACTAATTTGTAAAGATAAATCTTTGTATAGAGAGGATATCGAGTCGTCCTGCAGTTGGGAAGCATTTCAGAGGTATTGACAGGCCTGTATAAGACAATTATCCTGATGCTGCTGTGAATAAATATTAAAGCATCATTAGGAGCACCCTTTGCAAAGTTTTAAGAACTATTTCTCCATGGACTTGGTAACTTACAGTGGCGTTCCATTTTCCACTCTGTACTTGCCCTGAAAGCTTGTCCTGTCCACAGCACCGTCTAAAGCGTTGAACTGTGGCGAGAAAGAGCTGCAAAACAAGTAAACATTGCTAAGAATAGTGTGATAAAACTTCATATACGATATTTTGCAAGTGacagaaaaatataaataaataaataaatctggatCTCTCATAACATTTATCAAATGTTATTGAATGTTAAAACTTAAAGCACATTAAACTATGTAAGTGTTCCTCACCCAATATCAGGATCAGCCCACTGTGGTTTGTTTAAAACTGAAGGGGCAGTGTAGCAGACTGGATCATACTCAGGCCAACTCACACTCCAGTCCACCTTGTCATCAGGTACAGCAGAGCGCGTGACAGTAGAGCCTGGATACTGTGCACACCTGGATTTGACATGAGGCGCTGCTGAGGATGGCATTGTCTCGGTCGTATAAAAGCTGCAGAAACTGGTGTAAGAGGGCTTGCTGTTTTTGATGATCCTGACAGGATCAGAAGACACGCAGGAGATAGGAGCCCTGTCGAGAGAGGAATATCAGACACAATGAGACATTTTTTAATGTTCAAGATAACATATATCAAAATGTTGTAATGTGAAAATTAAATACCCCAcaaccaggggcgaaaatcccgggggggacaggggggacaagtcccccccattagtaaagctgtccccccctagaataatttgagacagaattaataattttggaacaatgcagtagtatttagtagtgatgcaccaacatgaaaattgtggccgaaaccgaaatcgaaaataataataaacagtaaaatctcattacacttaaaacaagagtcatcaccagaaaaataacttgttatttgacaattttcacctgtttcaagtaaattttcacttgaaataagtagaaaaatctgccagtgcgacaagatttatcttataagcaaaacaatcttgttccactggcagatttttaagtgaaaatctacttgaaacaggtgaaaattgttgtttttttccagtgatgagtcttgttttaagtgtaatgagatttttttttaactaaaaatgagacattttaactagaaataagacaaatattcttgttaagattttgggtttttgcagtgtattatgtcagatgtgctgtattattgccaccttccacctaataccattgttttgtattactctaagaaaggtcttctgcctgtttgcgagatagagatgaaaatgtcaaaatgctgtattaaaggaaggctaaaacttttattccttgtccccccctggatttattctctaaaattttactgtttattgtcccccccaactatgaaacgggattttcgcccctgcccACAACTCAAATGGAGTTTTATGCGTGTGCGCAGTGGTTTCTGGCACATAAGTGACTCATGCTTTTATTACGAAATAAGCTGATTGTGGTACATAGATGACCAAATGCTTTTGTTATTAAATCAAATGTTAGCTTCACGCTGAAACCTAACATCGTGTCATGTTTCATATGTAAACCTGTAGCCTATAATTTagcgttaagcctgaattattgttccgcgttaaatcgacgcagagcctacggcgtaaaatACGCGGCGCCGCGAAAGTACGTGCGcggcgccgcgtaacctacgccgtaggctacgcgttggtgtaacgcggaaccataaatcagcctttcctGTTCATACCTGATCCCGGAGGTCCAGGCGACACACGGGAGACGAAGACCAAAGAGAGTAAGTGCTAATCGAATTGGATTCGTCCAATTTCTTTGGAGAGGATGAACCATTCCTCTAGGTTAGATactgaaaatgaaaatatcaAGCAACCCCAGTCAGCATGTGCAACAACCCCAGGGAGAAAACCTGACTAGGAAGTGACCGCCCTGCGCGATGACGTAGGCAAACAGAAGGCTCGTTTCCGCGGTGGACGcactactttttcttttctttataaatgtctcCTTAAAGTTCACAAATAAATAGGAGAAAACGTATATACTAAAATAATGCTAAAACTAAATGCACATTTACGTATTTATAGAGAAACGTGAgtaaatttatttttcttttggtgTCTGTAATTCTTTCAGCTTTGTTTTGTAGGTTGCCAATGAAATAATAGTATGGTATGATGGGCACAAAAAATGTGTAAAGGATTACGAAAATAAAAGTGTAAGAATGAAAAGTATGAAAGAAAGACGACAAAATAAAACTCTGTTCTGTTCAATTCATCAATGCTTTATTAATTCTTGAAAGGAAGGttaataatgaatgaatgaatgaatgaatgtaaaaatataacaacacaacaaaaaccaaaagaaaaataaaggcatTTTCATCAAGTCTGTGTTTATATTAGTTTAATTAATGCATACATTCATGTATGcattaattacattttaattcTACTTAGGTCataggggtctgctggagtcaggCTAAAGGGAAATGTACACCTTAGACAGGTTGCCAGTTAATCACAGTTACATGTAGACACTCCAGACTCAAATTACCCTGACATATATGCATACATGGACTGTGGAAAAAAGACAGTACCTGGAGAAACTCACACAAGCACAGAGTGAACATGCAAAACCTATGTATTTGTGATTATTCCTTCATCACAGGCAGATCAAAAAAGTAGTTGGTTCTGATGTTGAAAGTCATAGTAGTCAGATGTGATAATTCGTTGAAAGGACATCATCTGAAATTCATTTACTGAGATTCTATGGAATTAATTCAAGAGATTGGGATGTGTTGTTGGAGCCACCAGGTAACATTGTTCATCCACTTTGACAGGGGCAGAGTGAATGGACATTTATTGTTCCCAAAATGTCAAAGTTTTTCTTTATAAAGCTGTTGATAGTGGCGCAGCCACGACTTTATAAAATTGTTTCCCTGAGAGGCCATATGATTTCAACATCAATCAGCTATGAAGCAacacacatttatttaacaCCTTTATATTAGCAAACAcacaggtccttcctccccgctgccatcagactgtacaaccaggcctgctctcagtagctaaTGGACAATAACACGtgcaataacaagatgtgcaataaccatatgtgcaatatctgtctgtctacctcatactcattctacctgctttttttgcactgtttttttcttttgcactatATTTCGCactatattttgtaattatataatttttttacttttttatccccttccctgcatgtgtgtgttaagtgtactgctgctaacaagttagtttccccactgagggagaaataaatgattatcttatcttatctcttatctcTTCAAACATGTTATTGCTCAACAAAAGCAGTTGagggttgtttttttatccAAAAAGGGGTGGGGACATCTTGTTCTCTTCAATGTACcaaaagaataaaaggaaaccaaatgagaaaaataaatcattaaagAAAAATTTGCTTTTTTAATAAGTGATATGGTAAATaataaactaaaagaaaattaatttagaaagtcgtaaaatattgatttaaatgcataaaaagaaaataaattttaaatatgtaaatTGTTATTTTATGTTTCGTAATGTCTCTTAATATttccacatttccttttttttttttgtttcaattgTTATAACTCCATACCTAGCAGCAACACGTCGTTACGCCTACTAGCGGCTACTACCGCTGTAATCTGCTGATGGCGCTTGTTTCTCTCTACAGGAGCCGTAAAGGAGGGGCCTCCACTTAAATTGACTGAGCCCCGCCCAAACAAGTCATTCTCTTAAACATATCTAACGCACCTGTATTATCGTAGTTTGACTGCGCATTATTACTTACTCACTGGCGAGAGAGCAGATCCGCGCAGGGAAATCTGTTTACACTGGTAGTAAAGAGAGAGTTGCTCTCATCTGATCACAATAATCCACCCTCGCCCGGACATCCAGGAAAACAACACTTTTGACAAAGCGAGGGAGGAAGAATGGCGGATCCGAGCTGCCCTGCTGCAGAGGTCGGGGCTGAAGACTCCGGCACCGCCGCCGCCACCGAGGCGGCCTCCCCGGCGGCCCCGCCGGCTGCAGCCGCGGGAGCCGAGGCTGCAGCCGGCGGGGCCGCCGGGGAGGCCGGCTCCGCTagagccgccgccgccgctgcagCCGCCGAGGCGGACGGGGCTGCGCGAGCCGAGCCGGCCGTCCCCGCCAAGGCTGCGGCGGCCACCGCCATGGAGCCCAGCCCCTGCGCCGAGCTGGTCCGGGGCCAGATGTTTGAAGTGGGGCCCCGCTACACCAACCTCAGTTACATCGGGGAGGGGGCGTACGGCATGGTGTGGTGAGTCCTGCACGGATGTGCAAAGTTGATGTTTTATGTGAGGATAAAACCTGCAAAACCTCAGTGCgctgtgtgtttaacaaacctCTCCTAGTTAAATATGAGTAGTTAGAGTATTTCAGAGGAGGCAGGTGGCACCAGGGTGCAGGTCCAGATGGGtgcaggcagtactcgagttgtaaaataaaatcaggggggatggtggattttatcatatggggacagataatttgtgctgattacaaataatattatatattacaaataatagcactgaccaaaacacctgcagaaatactgcaggaatgacatagcagcagttaaatgcagccttctgtaagctttaaatatccactgggcttacatcaaaacacaaaaataaaaaacagttttctgaacttatcaatatgattctgtccttcacaggataagtaaaatggatcactgcaaaaactcaaaatcttaacaagaatacttgtcttatttctagttaaaatgtctaattttagttaaaaaaaaatctcattacacttaaaactgtttttgcttgtaataagaagataaatcttgtcccactggcagattttcctacttatttcaagtgaaaatttacttgaaacaggtgaaaattgtcaaataagttatttttctggtgttatttttctggtgattactctaaatgttgaaatagcagtaaaaccacattcattgatgaaatgacataatggatggaaaggggggatggcagttttacaggggggatgattttgaccgtttttatttcaggggggatgccatcccccctcatcccccctcaactccagtactgggtgcaGGTCCAGATGGGTGCAGGTCCTGATGGGTGCAGGTCCTGATGGGTGCAGGTCATGATGTGTGCAGGTCATGATGGGTGCAGGTCCTGATGGGTGCAGGTCCTGATGGGTGCAGGTCCTGATGGGTGCAGGTCCTGATGGGTGCAGGTCTAGATGGGTGCAGGTCTAGATGGGTGCAGGTCTAGATGGGTCTAGATGGGTGCAGGTCTAGATGGGTGCAGGTCCAGATGGGTGCAGGTCCAGATGGGTGCAGGCGTGGCTACAGGAAGACAGGACCGGGGTTCTGACAATCCTTGCTACCTTGCCGAAAAATGCTACCTTatgctacaattttactgttttactctctagcccacttcctttccccccaagtgatCCTTGTCGTTTGCTAGGCCGTCATTGTAgataagaatgtgttattaatgacctgcctggctaaataaagccatagaatagttttttttcccctctttatcgtataatgttcacaaagtgtaatgcagcTCATGGCATGGgtaatgtattttgaaggataaaaatactcaacatcccgtattatcaattttacatcgtgcaagaaatgatggtcgtagcaatcaaactttgaaaatcgactgtgcgcatgcgcagaagtagcatttctcggcaggtagcaaggatcggcagaacaccggtgttgCGCAGGACGTGGTGTACTATCAGAGCACAGATCTGCTGCAGGCTAATGCAAGCGCTTCACTTTTACATACAGCTCCAACCACTCAGTTACACTGCACTGATCTGTATTGCACTCCCAGTTGAGCGTGATTTCCGCTGCAGAGGAGCAACAGGGGGTTTTATCGTGGGTGGCACGGCCTTTCTGCCTGTTATCGCTGCATGTGATCTGCGCGGATGCATTAATTAAGCAGTCCTGGCCCATTATTACTATCATCAGATCAGTAAAGTCATTGCAGCACGATCAGTGAGTCTTGGGGTTACACATGGTTTAGTCCCCCAAATGTGATGGCAAAatgctgtagtgtttgtgtcgCCTTGGTCATGTGACATCTCACTATTGCAGTCGTGAGTGTTTGTAAACACTGACTACACCTACCGGTTGGGTTGGAGGACGGTCACCTGGCTCTCTGCTGCAGGATTTCATGTTGTTAAATAACCTGAGCGAAAGGTTAAAACAGACTGTTTCATTGTTCATTAGATCCTATTCGTAGTATTTCAGGCGTGGGAGAGCTTGCATGAACGTGCCCCCTTTACTAGTGTGTTGCGCAATAATACgttttttacaaaaatgaaagCAGTGATGTAATCCCTATTCTTCCTGAATGCCATGTAAAAACATACGTGTGATTTTAATCTCACTTCATTAACAGTACAGTTCTCAACACGCTGCACATGCACTCAGGCCTACACTTATAAAGCTGCACAACACTCCACATGACAACATATCTGCTGCGATTGTTATCTGTAGGGACAGTCTGCTGCACCCTTTTGAAGGCTGTTATCTGCTCAGTTTGTGTAATAAGACATGTGTGCCTTCTTTCTGCATCTTCTCTCTGTGCAGTGCTGCTCACGACACTTGGACAAACCAGCGGGTAGCCATCAAGAAAATCAGCCCATTTGAGCACCAGACGTACTGCCAGCGTACACTGAGGGAAATCAAGATCCTTCTGCGTTTCAACCATGAGAACATCATTGGGATCAATGACGTGATCAGGGCACAGCACATTGACAACATGAGGGATGTGTatcttttcatgcttttttgATGTCTGTGGCCTTTATGTTTTATTGTGGACTACTAATCAGTCTAATTTCAAGATGCACAGCACCTGAAGTTGCTTCTTTCAGCGTTACTGTGGATAAAAGTGACGTCTCTGGTTAAATAGTTACTTAGCAGGAattttaatgaacattattaAGATACTGGAAGCATCTGAATTAATGGCTTTTATAGTTGAATATCATAAAAGGgtctgtttt
This window of the Cololabis saira isolate AMF1-May2022 chromosome 21, fColSai1.1, whole genome shotgun sequence genome carries:
- the nudt9 gene encoding ADP-ribose pyrophosphatase, mitochondrial isoform X1, which produces MVHPLQRNWTNPIRLALTLFGLRLPCVAWTSGIRAPISCVSSDPVRIIKNSKPSYTSFCSFYTTETMPSSAAPHVKSRCAQYPGSTVTRSAVPDDKVDWSVSWPEYDPVCYTAPSVLNKPQWADPDIGSFSPQFNALDGAVDRTSFQGKYRVENGTPLNPLGRTGLAGRGLLGRWGPNHAADPIVTRWKLDVKGAKIHHSVSKLPILQFVSIKRKDCGEWAIPGGMVDPGEQVSLTLQREFSEEALNSLSVPESERAQIHQRITKLFSSPGFQVYKGYVDDPRNTDNAWMETVAVNFHDESGNSVSELPLQAGDDAGQVQWVDLDSSLALYANHSHFLQLVSNERKAHW
- the nudt9 gene encoding ADP-ribose pyrophosphatase, mitochondrial isoform X2 produces the protein MPSSAAPHVKSRCAQYPGSTVTRSAVPDDKVDWSVSWPEYDPVCYTAPSVLNKPQWADPDIGSFSPQFNALDGAVDRTSFQGKYRVENGTPLNPLGRTGLAGRGLLGRWGPNHAADPIVTRWKLDVKGAKIHHSVSKLPILQFVSIKRKDCGEWAIPGGMVDPGEQVSLTLQREFSEEALNSLSVPESERAQIHQRITKLFSSPGFQVYKGYVDDPRNTDNAWMETVAVNFHDESGNSVSELPLQAGDDAGQVQWVDLDSSLALYANHSHFLQLVSNERKAHW